The following proteins are encoded in a genomic region of Reichenbachiella sp.:
- a CDS encoding SRPBCC family protein, whose amino-acid sequence MKYTVDIIIDLPRPKVIQLFDNPDNMHKWQPDLVSFDPISGDPGQPGAKSKLHYKMGKREIEMIETVTKNDLPSEMAGTYETKGVFNIISNRFEEISEKQTRWVSENEFQFSGFMKLMGIFMKGAFPKQTLKFMNQFKSFAEAEFA is encoded by the coding sequence ATGAAATACACTGTTGATATCATTATCGATCTTCCAAGACCAAAAGTCATTCAGCTATTCGACAACCCAGACAACATGCACAAATGGCAACCAGACCTGGTCAGTTTTGATCCAATCAGCGGAGATCCCGGCCAACCAGGAGCTAAATCGAAGCTGCATTATAAAATGGGCAAACGCGAGATAGAGATGATAGAAACAGTCACTAAAAATGACTTACCCAGTGAAATGGCAGGTACCTATGAAACCAAAGGAGTTTTCAATATCATATCCAATAGATTTGAAGAAATCAGTGAAAAGCAAACTCGATGGGTATCTGAAAACGAATTCCAATTTTCTGGCTTTATGAAACTCATGGGAATTTTCATGAAAGGCGCCTTTCCTAAACAAACCCTCAAGTTTATGAATCAATTCAAGTCATTTGCCGAAGCTGAGTTCGCTTAA
- a CDS encoding GntG family PLP-dependent aldolase — protein MTIDLRSDTVTKPSDEMLEAMMAAEVGDDVFGEDPTIMILENKIAKYFGKEAALFCPSGTMTNQIAIRINTQPQDEIICDRTAHIYNYEGGGAAYNSMVSMKLLHGDLGRFTANDVKENINPDDIHYARTSMVALENTVNKGGGSVFPLDVIKDITKVAIENKLKMHLDGARIFNALVKTGENPVDHGKCFHTMSVCFSKGLGAPVGSALLGSKEAIARARRVRKVFGGGMRQAGYLAAACIYALENNVQRLKDDHRRANQLANMFEDKMYVENIVSAGTNIVIVSIAKDKSVSELLNAWKKKGLLAVPFGPNDIRLVTHLNFTDDMLQKVTQVLA, from the coding sequence ATGACGATTGATCTAAGAAGCGACACCGTAACCAAACCATCTGATGAAATGCTTGAGGCCATGATGGCTGCAGAGGTAGGAGATGATGTCTTTGGAGAGGATCCGACTATCATGATATTGGAAAACAAAATTGCTAAATACTTCGGTAAGGAAGCGGCTTTGTTTTGTCCGTCTGGGACCATGACCAACCAAATTGCTATCAGAATAAATACCCAACCTCAAGACGAAATCATTTGCGATAGAACCGCTCATATTTATAATTACGAAGGTGGGGGTGCGGCTTACAATTCGATGGTATCCATGAAGTTATTGCATGGAGATTTAGGGCGCTTCACAGCCAATGACGTCAAAGAGAATATTAATCCTGATGATATTCACTATGCCCGTACATCCATGGTAGCTCTAGAGAATACCGTAAACAAAGGAGGTGGAAGTGTTTTCCCATTGGACGTGATTAAAGACATTACTAAAGTCGCCATAGAAAACAAACTAAAAATGCATTTAGATGGCGCTCGTATTTTTAATGCATTGGTGAAGACAGGAGAGAACCCTGTCGATCATGGTAAATGTTTTCATACGATGTCAGTATGTTTTTCTAAAGGCTTGGGTGCCCCTGTTGGTTCAGCCTTATTAGGGTCAAAAGAAGCGATAGCTCGAGCTAGAAGAGTGAGAAAGGTATTCGGAGGAGGTATGCGCCAAGCAGGTTATTTAGCTGCCGCATGCATCTATGCGTTGGAGAATAATGTCCAACGTTTGAAGGATGACCACAGAAGAGCCAATCAATTGGCCAATATGTTTGAAGATAAAATGTACGTAGAAAACATTGTCTCAGCAGGCACCAATATTGTGATCGTTTCTATTGCCAAAGACAAATCAGTGAGTGAACTACTCAATGCTTGGAAGAAAAAGGGGTTACTAGCTGTGCCTTTTGGGCCAAATGATATTAGACTGGTTACACATCTCAACTTTACCGATGATATGCTTCAAAAAGTAACTCAAGTATTGGCTTAA
- the leuS gene encoding leucine--tRNA ligase, with amino-acid sequence MASYDFQSIEKKWQQYWQDQQSFKAEVNQDKPKFYALDMFPYPSGAGLHVGHPLGYIASDIVCRFKRTKGYNVLHPMGFDAFGLPAEQYAIQTGQHPAVTTEENIARYKEQLKNIGFSFDWSKEVQTCYPNYYKWTQWIFIQLFNSWYDYEANKAKDISELVAVFAKEGNSKVNAACDEDVTSFTAEGWNGYSESQRQEILLQYRLTYLSETTVNWCPEMGTVLSNDEVKDGFSERGGFPVVRKNMKQWSMRITAYAERLLEGLDTVNWPEPLKEMQRNWIGKSKGAEMDYAIEGHEDKITVFTTRIDTVCGVTFLVLAPELELINKITTDDQRKEVEAYVEVAKNKSERDRMTNVKTVSGAFTGAYAINPFNQERIPIWIADYVLAGYGTGAVMAVPGGDQRDFDFATHFDLPILPVYDGMDVSKEADATKEGKIINEGILKGLSFQEGTDRAIAFLEENGIGSGKINYRIRDAIFARQRYWGEPVPIYFKDGIPYPVAQEDLPIVLPEIDKYLPTADGDPPLARAEGFTYTPKGSTESYPLELSTMPGWAGSSWYWYRYMDANNEGAFVSSEAQNYWKDVDLYIGGTEHATGHLLYSRFWNKFLCDRGFAKEEEPFKKLVNQGMIQGRSNFVYRIKGTNQFVSLNLKEQHETSPMHVDVSLVDNDILDTEAFKAWRPDLKDAEFILEDGKYICGYEVEKMSKSKYNVVNPDDIIEKYGADTLRMYEMFLGPLEQFKPWNTHGIDGVYKFLRKFWRLFHQDEENFSVSDDKPSAEEQKIIHRTIKKVEEDINNLSLNTSVSTLMIAVNELTALKCNKREILEKLTIALSPFAPHLAEELWEQLGHTGGVSLAQFPAFDESFLTESTHEYPISINGKVRAKIAFAIDKPKEEIEAEVLANEAVVKWTEGKPPKKVIIVPKRIINVVV; translated from the coding sequence ATGGCATCATACGACTTCCAATCGATCGAAAAAAAATGGCAACAATACTGGCAAGACCAACAGTCTTTTAAAGCTGAAGTCAATCAGGACAAACCTAAATTTTATGCCTTGGACATGTTTCCTTATCCATCTGGAGCTGGGTTGCATGTAGGCCACCCTTTAGGATACATCGCCTCGGACATTGTTTGTCGATTCAAAAGAACGAAAGGATATAATGTATTGCATCCTATGGGGTTTGATGCTTTCGGCTTGCCTGCCGAACAATACGCCATCCAAACCGGGCAGCATCCAGCAGTTACGACAGAAGAAAACATTGCCAGATATAAGGAACAGCTGAAAAACATTGGGTTCTCTTTTGACTGGAGCAAAGAGGTGCAAACTTGCTATCCTAACTACTATAAGTGGACGCAATGGATCTTTATCCAGCTATTCAATAGTTGGTATGACTATGAGGCGAATAAAGCCAAGGACATAAGTGAATTGGTAGCTGTGTTTGCCAAGGAAGGCAACTCAAAGGTGAATGCGGCTTGTGATGAAGATGTTACTTCATTTACTGCCGAAGGTTGGAACGGCTATTCAGAAAGTCAGCGGCAAGAAATTCTACTTCAATATAGATTGACCTACTTATCTGAAACCACAGTAAACTGGTGTCCTGAAATGGGAACAGTGCTCTCGAACGACGAAGTGAAAGATGGTTTTTCAGAAAGGGGTGGTTTCCCTGTAGTCAGAAAAAACATGAAGCAATGGAGCATGAGAATCACCGCTTATGCAGAAAGATTGCTTGAGGGACTAGACACCGTCAATTGGCCAGAGCCACTCAAAGAAATGCAGCGTAATTGGATTGGCAAATCCAAGGGAGCTGAAATGGACTACGCCATTGAAGGACATGAAGACAAAATCACAGTCTTTACAACCCGTATTGATACGGTTTGCGGTGTGACGTTTTTAGTTCTTGCTCCAGAATTAGAGCTAATCAATAAAATCACTACAGATGACCAGCGCAAAGAAGTGGAAGCCTATGTAGAAGTAGCCAAAAACAAGTCCGAGCGTGATCGTATGACTAACGTGAAGACTGTTTCAGGAGCTTTCACTGGAGCTTATGCCATCAACCCTTTTAACCAAGAGCGAATTCCAATCTGGATCGCAGATTATGTTTTGGCAGGTTATGGTACTGGAGCTGTGATGGCTGTACCTGGTGGAGACCAAAGAGATTTTGATTTTGCTACACATTTTGATTTGCCTATTCTTCCCGTTTATGACGGCATGGACGTGAGTAAAGAAGCAGACGCTACCAAAGAAGGCAAGATTATAAACGAAGGCATCCTGAAAGGACTTTCGTTTCAAGAAGGTACTGATAGAGCCATTGCTTTCTTGGAAGAAAATGGCATCGGCAGTGGTAAAATCAATTACCGTATTAGAGACGCCATTTTTGCTCGTCAGAGATATTGGGGCGAACCAGTGCCGATTTATTTCAAAGACGGCATTCCTTACCCAGTGGCACAAGAGGACTTACCTATTGTATTACCAGAAATAGACAAATACCTCCCCACTGCTGACGGCGATCCTCCACTAGCTAGAGCGGAAGGGTTTACTTATACGCCTAAAGGCTCAACTGAATCTTATCCGTTGGAGCTCAGCACCATGCCTGGATGGGCAGGATCGAGCTGGTACTGGTACCGATACATGGATGCGAATAATGAAGGGGCGTTTGTATCTTCAGAAGCACAGAACTACTGGAAAGATGTAGACTTATACATCGGTGGCACAGAGCACGCGACAGGCCACCTGCTCTATTCTAGATTTTGGAACAAATTCCTTTGCGATAGAGGATTTGCCAAGGAAGAAGAGCCATTCAAGAAACTAGTGAATCAAGGTATGATTCAAGGGCGTTCTAACTTTGTGTATAGAATTAAGGGAACGAACCAATTTGTATCTCTAAACCTTAAAGAACAGCATGAAACTTCACCCATGCATGTTGATGTGAGTTTAGTAGACAATGATATTCTAGACACAGAAGCTTTCAAGGCTTGGCGACCTGATTTGAAGGATGCAGAATTCATTTTAGAAGATGGAAAATACATCTGCGGCTACGAAGTAGAAAAGATGTCGAAGTCCAAATACAACGTGGTAAATCCTGATGATATCATTGAGAAATACGGCGCAGACACGCTTCGTATGTATGAAATGTTTTTAGGACCATTGGAACAATTCAAACCTTGGAATACGCATGGCATTGACGGTGTATATAAGTTCCTGAGAAAATTCTGGCGATTGTTTCATCAGGACGAAGAGAATTTCTCGGTATCAGATGACAAACCTTCTGCAGAAGAGCAAAAAATCATACATCGCACAATCAAAAAAGTGGAAGAAGACATCAACAACTTGTCTTTGAATACTTCGGTGAGTACGCTTATGATTGCTGTGAATGAATTGACAGCATTGAAATGTAACAAGAGAGAGATATTGGAGAAACTGACTATTGCGCTCTCTCCTTTTGCGCCTCACCTGGCCGAAGAGCTATGGGAGCAACTAGGCCACACTGGAGGGGTAAGTCTGGCGCAATTCCCTGCATTTGATGAGAGTTTCTTGACGGAAAGCACGCACGAATATCCTATTTCCATCAATGGAAAAGTAAGAGCTAAAATCGCTTTTGCCATAGACAAACCAAAAGAGGAAATTGAAGCTGAAGTATTGGCCAATGAGGCAGTGGTGAAATGGACAGAAGGCAAACCTCCAAAAAAGGTGATCATCGTCCCTAAACGAATTATCAACGTGGTAGTATAA
- a CDS encoding IS3 family transposase (programmed frameshift), translated as MKDEKRSSLGGKKRTQRDYNMGFKLAVVSEVEKGEMTYKQAQKTYGIQGRSTVLVWLRRYGKLDWSHPKQHFMASPKSKETPAQKIKRLERELSDERLKNEILNMMIDISDKEHGTSIRKREITQTIWRIREEKHVSLSRSCRLFGISRQAVYQSIQRSKQRAEELSRIKPLVQKVRMQMPRLGTRKLYHSLKGEFDRQNIKVGRDALFNYLRAEHLLIKPKKNYTKTTNSKHWLRKYPNLLKDRKAIRPEEVFVSDITYIKSRERTHYLSLVTDAYSRKIMGYHLSDDMSAEHVVKALKVAVKNRKTTQTLIHHSDRGLQYCSTLYQSELSNHQITPSMTDGYDCYQNALAERVNGILKGEFLIHKCNTGQELKILIKESIDTYNNQRPHLSLNYKTPNFIHEKTCEYQSTGFT; from the exons ATGAAAGACGAGAAGCGCAGTTCTTTAGGAGGGAAAAAGCGCACCCAGCGCGACTACAACATGGGCTTTAAACTGGCGGTTGTATCTGAAGTGGAAAAAGGCGAAATGACCTACAAGCAAGCCCAAAAAACTTATGGTATACAAGGAAGGAGTACAGTTTTGGTTTGGTTACGCAGATATGGTAAATTAGACTGGAGTCACCCGAAGCAACACTTTATGGCCTCACCTAAATCAAAAGAGACACCAGCACAGAAGATCAAGCGATTAGAACGTGAATTATCTGATGAGCGATTGAAGAATGAGATTCTTAATATGATGATTGACATCTCAGACAAAGAACACGGAACTTCAATCAGAAAAAGGGA GATTACCCAAACAATCTGGCGCATCCGAGAAGAAAAGCACGTGAGTCTCTCACGTAGCTGTCGACTGTTTGGGATTAGTAGACAGGCGGTTTATCAATCAATACAGAGATCTAAGCAAAGAGCAGAAGAACTCTCCAGGATCAAACCCCTTGTCCAAAAGGTAAGGATGCAAATGCCCCGACTGGGCACGCGGAAGCTGTACCATTCATTGAAAGGTGAATTTGACCGGCAAAACATAAAAGTGGGTAGAGATGCTTTGTTCAACTATTTAAGAGCCGAACACCTGCTCATCAAGCCAAAGAAGAATTATACAAAAACTACCAACAGTAAGCATTGGTTGAGAAAATACCCCAACCTATTGAAGGATCGGAAAGCTATTCGCCCTGAAGAAGTTTTTGTCAGTGATATTACTTACATCAAAAGTAGGGAGCGAACCCATTACCTCTCTTTGGTCACAGATGCATATAGTAGAAAGATTATGGGCTATCACCTCAGTGATGACATGAGTGCTGAACACGTGGTCAAAGCACTGAAAGTTGCTGTCAAAAACAGAAAAACAACCCAAACGCTTATTCATCATTCCGATAGAGGATTACAATATTGCTCCACTCTTTATCAGTCTGAGCTTAGTAATCATCAAATCACCCCATCTATGACCGATGGGTATGACTGCTATCAAAATGCACTAGCAGAAAGAGTTAATGGTATCCTAAAGGGGGAGTTCCTCATTCATAAATGCAATACTGGCCAAGAATTGAAAATACTGATCAAAGAGTCAATAGATACCTACAACAATCAAAGACCTCATCTAAGTCTCAACTATAAAACACCTAACTTTATACATGAAAAAACCTGTGAATATCAATCCACAGGTTTTACTTAA
- the era gene encoding GTPase Era, translating into MSETNFKSGFVSIVGKPNVGKSTLMNALVGDNLSIITSKAQTTRHRIMGILTGDNFQVVYSDTPGLLKPQYTLQESMMKFVSASLEDADLVLYVVELMEKHEDEETLERIIASGTPVIFVINKTDLNKGSRLTDKIDYWSLLYPDVEIMTVSALTKENVDVLFAKILDHMPEHPAYFPGDTLTDKPEKFFASEIIREQIFKNYKQEVPYSTEVEIESFKEDEEIIRLRAEIFVERKSQKGIIIGKGGEAIKKVGTEARLQLEKFFGKKVFLETFVKVATDWRKKDSLLKKFGYKG; encoded by the coding sequence ATGAGTGAAACTAATTTCAAATCGGGCTTTGTAAGCATTGTAGGTAAGCCGAATGTCGGAAAATCTACCTTGATGAATGCCCTCGTCGGGGACAATCTTTCCATTATTACATCCAAAGCGCAGACCACTCGTCATCGCATTATGGGGATACTGACTGGTGACAATTTTCAAGTGGTATATTCTGATACGCCTGGCTTGTTGAAGCCTCAATATACATTGCAAGAATCCATGATGAAATTTGTTAGTGCTTCTTTGGAGGACGCTGATTTGGTGCTCTATGTGGTCGAACTCATGGAGAAGCATGAAGATGAAGAAACACTGGAAAGAATTATAGCGAGTGGGACCCCGGTAATTTTCGTGATTAATAAAACGGATCTAAACAAAGGATCACGATTGACAGATAAAATTGACTATTGGAGTTTGCTTTACCCAGATGTGGAGATCATGACGGTGTCTGCACTGACAAAAGAAAATGTAGACGTTTTGTTTGCCAAGATACTGGATCACATGCCCGAACATCCAGCTTACTTCCCAGGTGATACACTTACAGATAAGCCAGAAAAGTTTTTTGCCTCAGAGATTATTCGAGAACAAATTTTCAAGAATTACAAACAGGAGGTTCCTTATAGTACAGAGGTAGAAATAGAATCTTTCAAAGAAGACGAAGAGATTATCAGACTTCGTGCGGAGATTTTTGTAGAACGAAAATCTCAAAAAGGTATTATCATTGGAAAAGGGGGAGAGGCCATTAAAAAAGTTGGGACTGAAGCTCGTTTGCAATTAGAAAAATTCTTTGGGAAGAAAGTGTTTTTAGAAACTTTTGTGAAGGTGGCGACTGATTGGAGAAAGAAGGATAGTTTGCTCAAGAAATTCGGCTATAAAGGATAA
- a CDS encoding lysophospholipid acyltransferase family protein, producing MNSNNQSPNTFNLFLLRIYLIYAGFMFTITFLLGTPVVLLALILKYDKLALVVNHYWAYVFFFLVGIRLEVTKQGIVEKKSTYIFCANHFSFLDIAIMPVMPVPFKFVGKVSIAKVPLMGAIFKRFHITVDRAKLRDRYATYKKGIEALKSNCSLTIFPEGGIRSGNPPQMESFKEGPFRMAIETGVSLVPVTLADNWHIFPDDGQFFFRRKKCRIVIHEPIDPSKYTMETLKEFQEDVKKIIQQELNRLNS from the coding sequence ATGAACTCAAATAACCAATCACCAAATACTTTTAATTTATTCTTGTTGCGGATCTATTTGATCTATGCTGGATTCATGTTCACCATTACCTTTTTATTGGGTACTCCGGTGGTTCTATTAGCCTTGATCCTGAAATATGATAAGTTGGCTTTGGTTGTTAATCACTATTGGGCCTATGTTTTTTTCTTTTTGGTAGGCATAAGGTTGGAAGTAACAAAGCAAGGTATTGTTGAAAAAAAATCAACCTATATTTTTTGTGCTAATCATTTCTCTTTTCTAGATATCGCTATAATGCCTGTGATGCCTGTGCCATTTAAGTTTGTGGGAAAGGTATCCATTGCCAAAGTCCCACTAATGGGCGCAATTTTTAAAAGGTTTCACATCACAGTGGATAGGGCCAAATTAAGAGATAGATATGCGACTTATAAGAAGGGTATAGAGGCGCTAAAATCCAATTGCTCATTGACTATCTTTCCTGAAGGGGGTATTAGAAGTGGCAATCCTCCACAGATGGAGTCTTTCAAAGAAGGCCCTTTTAGAATGGCCATAGAAACGGGAGTGTCTTTAGTGCCTGTGACGCTTGCAGATAATTGGCATATTTTTCCAGATGATGGTCAATTTTTCTTTCGTCGTAAGAAGTGTAGAATAGTGATCCATGAGCCCATTGACCCAAGTAAATACACTATGGAAACACTCAAAGAATTTCAGGAAGACGTTAAGAAAATCATTCAACAAGAGTTGAACAGATTGAATTCTTGA